The Nothobranchius furzeri strain GRZ-AD chromosome 6, NfurGRZ-RIMD1, whole genome shotgun sequence genome includes a region encoding these proteins:
- the ulk1b gene encoding serine/threonine-protein kinase ULK1 isoform X2 yields METVGKFEFSRKDLIGHGAFAVVFKGRHREKHDWEVAVKCINKKNLAKSQTLLGKEIKILKELKHENIVALLDFQETASSVYLVMEYCNGGDLADYLHSKSTLSEDTIRVFLQQITGAMRVLQTKGIIHRDLKPQNILLSYPPGRKSYSNNTCIKIADFGFARHLQNNMMAATLCGSPMYMAPEVIMSQNYDAKADLWSIGTIVFQCLTGKAPFQASSPQDLRMFYEKNKNLSPNIPRETSTHLRHLLLGLLQRNPKDRMEFDEFFCHPFLDASSSIKKTTPTVTMTCLPSSASASSCSSSSTSHLASPPSLAETQNLRTKVLASPTQEATGFHLKDSSGGDVSSKNSSSFDTDDFVMVPAHFTTGELTCESKVLQDSLTNSGSLLASSGCNQAKTPPHSPSHSGCPSPARPMEFLGSHFCGNQGNQGQSLPIPVPTQVQNYQRMEQNLQSPKQEGSPRLSMLVRRCSSGSSMGTGRPGPSPPRQVAVPTSRRLSLGGTKTFQLSPQAPHLTEVRPTSQQQLQQPAGLGSRLHSAPCLSECVSGGGRPKIKKQHSDPVAVPSTGMMAVRPLHSSPRLSELMQRNPLPTILGSPSRTIPPFEFHKPPSSPNLVNYLTQTGLVIGSPCSRTAPGELRDLGQQATNPAHYIQRMNDDGMSFGRSQSAGRLSDVLLMAAFGAGGHVVDRGSPENMMSEKAIDILGPPGGGGGFAPGSSSPAQVIFTVGSPPSGTTPPYSCRQRKCSGSFTSGSPAGSLTSRYPQTGTYLDGFEAPPSPRYSFTDPITANMGGPVTFEAPELPEETLMEQEHTETVQRLRFTLDFAYCLTEVAAARGAMVAEGQGEFSHPSFLQQQSLVADQISSLSREWSYAEQLVLYLKTAELLSTALTTAMEQVKQGKLYPSATVKQVVRRLNELYKSSVASCRSLSTRLEHFFTRKHRLMDQITSITAERLLFSHTVQMVQAAALDEMFHQGEASVLRYHKALLLMEGLSLLLTEQEDILSISKCKECIERRLTALQSGLCV; encoded by the exons ATGGAGACGGTGGGGAAATTTGAGTTTAGTCGGAAGGACTTGATAGGACATGGCGCATTTGCTGTCGTGTTCAAAGGAAGACACCGAGAG AAACATGACTGGGAGGTGGCGGTTAAATGTATAAACAAGAAGAACTTGGCGAAATCTCAGACACTTTTGGGGAAAGAGATCAAAATATTGAAG GAGCTCAAGCATGAGAACATTGTTGCTCTACTGGATTTTCAG GAAACCGCTAGCTCCGTGTACCTGGTGATGGAG TACTGCAATGGCGGTGATCTCGCTGACTACTTACACT CTAAAAGCACGCTGAGTGAGGATACTATTCGAGTGTTCCTGCAGCAGATCACAGGAGCCATGCGGGTCCTCCAGACCAAAGGGATAATCCACCGAGAcctcaaacctcagaacatcctgCTGTCCTACCCACCTGGGCGCAAGTCTTACTCTAACAACACCTGCATCAAGATAG CGGACTTCGGCTTCGCCAGGCATCTGCAGAACAACATGATGGCTGCTACACTCTGCGGGTCCCCCATGTACATG GCTCCTGAAGTCATCATGTCCCAGAACTATGATGCCAAGGCTGACTTGTGGAGTATAGGAACCATTGTGTTTCAGTGCCTGACTGGAAAAGCTCCTTTTCAG GCCAGCAGCCCTCAGGACCTCCGGATGTTTTATGAGAAAAACAAGAATCTCAGCCCAAA CATCCCCAGAGAAACCTCCACCCATCTGAGGCACCTTCTCCTGGGCCTGCTGCAGCGCAACCCAAAGGACCGGATGGAGTTCG ACGAGTTCTTTTGTCATCCTTTCCTGGACGCCAGTTCATCCATTAAAAAGA CCACCCCTACAGTGACCATGACCTGTTTGCCCAGCTCTGCATCAGCCAGCTCTTGTAGCAGCTCCTCCACCTCTCACCTTGCCTCCCCACCG TCTCTTGCAGAGACTCAGAATCTGCGTACCAAAGTTCTGGCCTCCCCGACCCAGGAGGCTACTGGTTTTCACCTGAAGGACTCATCTGGAGGAGATGTCAGTAGCAAGAACTCCTCCTCCTTTGACACAGATGACTTTGTGATGGTGCCCGCTCATTTTACAA CAGGTGAGCTGACATGTGAGAGCAAAGTGCTGCAGGACAGCCTGACAAACAGCGG ctCCCTTTTGGCTTCTTCTGGTTGTAATCAAGCCAAAACACCTCCTCACTCACCTTCCCACAGTGGTTGTCCCAGTCCTGCCAG GCCCATGGAGTTTCTGGGGAGTCATTTTTGTGGTAACCAAGGAAACCAGGGTCAGTCATTGCCAATCCCAGTCCCCACTCAGGTCCAGAACTACCAGCGCATGGAGCAGAAcctccagtcacccaaacaggagGGCTCACCACg GCTGTCCATGCTGGTCCGCCGCTGCAGCAGCGGGAGCTCAATGGGCACTGGTAGACCTGGACCTTCACCCCCCAGGCAGGTAGCAGTCCCCACCTCCCGCAGGCTCTCCCTAGGAGGAACCAAGACCTTCCAGCTCTCACCTCAAG CCCCACATCTCACTGAAGTGAGGCCGACCTCTCAGCAGCAGCTGCAACAACCGGCGGGGCTGGGCTCACGGCTCCACAGTGCCCCCTGTCTGTCGGAGTGTGTGAGCGGGGGAGGAAGGCCGAAAATCAAGAAGCAACATTCGGACCCTGTGGCTGTCCCCTCCACGGGGATGATGGCTGTTCGTCCCCTGCACTCCTCCCCCAGACTTAGTGAGCTGATGCAGCGTAACCCCCTCCCCACCATCTTGGGCTCCCCCTCTAGG ACCATTCCTCCATTTGAATTTCATAAACCTCCGAGTTCTCCGAACCTTGTGAATTACCTGACGCAGACGGGTTTGGTAATTGGCTCGCCTTGCAGCAGGACTGCCCCAGGAGAGCTCAGAGACCTCGGACAGCAAGCCACTAACCCGGCTCACTACATCCAAAGAATGAATGATGATGGCATGAGCTTCGGGAG GTCACAGAGTGCCGGTCGTCTGTCTGATGTCCTTCTAATGGCCGCGTTTGGAGCAGGAGGACATGTGGTGGACCGAGGCAGCCCAGAGAACATGATGTCTGAAAAAGCCATAGACATATTAG GTCCCCCTGGTGGTGGAGGAGGCTTTGCTCCTGGTTCAAGCAGCCCAGCTCAGGTGATCTTCACTGTTGGCTCTCCACCCAGCGGCACCACCCCACCTTACAGCTGCAGACAGAGGAAATGCTCAG GCTCCTTCACTTCAGGCAGTCCTGCAGGCTCCTTAACTAGTCGCTACCCCCAGACAGGCACCTATCTGGATGGCTTCGAGGCCCCGCCCAGTCCCCGTTACAGTTTCACTGATCCCATTACAGCCAACATGGGCGGTCCAGTGACTTTTGAGGCTCCCGAGCTTCCTGAGGAGACACTGATGGAG CAGGAACACACAGAAACGGTGCAGCGCCTGCGCTTCACCTTGGATTTTGCCTACTGCCTGACAGAGGTGGCTGCTGCCCGTGGGGCCATGGTGGCAGAAGGGCAGGGAGAGTTCTCCCATCCCTCCTTCCTTCAGCAGCAGAGCCTGGTGGCAGATCAGATCAGCTCACTGAGTAGGGAGTGGAG TTATGCAGAGCAGCTGGTGCTCTATCTGAAAACTGCAGAGCTCTTGTCTACTGCCTTAACCACAGCCATGGAGCAAGTTAAACAAGGCAAACTCTACCCGTCTGCTACAGTCAAACAGG TAGTCAGAAGGCTGAATGAGCTGTACAAGTCCAGTGTGGCATCTTGCCGCTCTCTCAGCACCCGTCTGGAGCACTTCTTCACCAGAAAACACCGTCTAATGGACCAAATCACCTCCATCACAGCGGAGCGGCTGCTCTTCAGCCACACTGTGCAAATG GTTCAGGCTGCTGCGCTGGATGAGATGTTCCACCAGGGGGAGGCGTCGGTCCTACGCTACCACAAAGCCCTGTTGCTAATGGAGGGCCTGTCCCTTCTCCTCACTGAGCAAGAGGACATCCTCAGCATCAGCAAAT GCAAGGAGTGTATCGAACGGCGCCTCACAGCTTTGCAGTCAGGGCTCTGCGTTTGA
- the ulk1b gene encoding serine/threonine-protein kinase ULK1 isoform X1, giving the protein METVGKFEFSRKDLIGHGAFAVVFKGRHREKHDWEVAVKCINKKNLAKSQTLLGKEIKILKELKHENIVALLDFQETASSVYLVMEYCNGGDLADYLHSKSTLSEDTIRVFLQQITGAMRVLQTKGIIHRDLKPQNILLSYPPGRKSYSNNTCIKIADFGFARHLQNNMMAATLCGSPMYMAPEVIMSQNYDAKADLWSIGTIVFQCLTGKAPFQASSPQDLRMFYEKNKNLSPNIPRETSTHLRHLLLGLLQRNPKDRMEFDEFFCHPFLDASSSIKKTTPTVTMTCLPSSASASSCSSSSTSHLASPPQSLAETQNLRTKVLASPTQEATGFHLKDSSGGDVSSKNSSSFDTDDFVMVPAHFTTGELTCESKVLQDSLTNSGSLLASSGCNQAKTPPHSPSHSGCPSPARPMEFLGSHFCGNQGNQGQSLPIPVPTQVQNYQRMEQNLQSPKQEGSPRLSMLVRRCSSGSSMGTGRPGPSPPRQVAVPTSRRLSLGGTKTFQLSPQAPHLTEVRPTSQQQLQQPAGLGSRLHSAPCLSECVSGGGRPKIKKQHSDPVAVPSTGMMAVRPLHSSPRLSELMQRNPLPTILGSPSRTIPPFEFHKPPSSPNLVNYLTQTGLVIGSPCSRTAPGELRDLGQQATNPAHYIQRMNDDGMSFGRSQSAGRLSDVLLMAAFGAGGHVVDRGSPENMMSEKAIDILGPPGGGGGFAPGSSSPAQVIFTVGSPPSGTTPPYSCRQRKCSGSFTSGSPAGSLTSRYPQTGTYLDGFEAPPSPRYSFTDPITANMGGPVTFEAPELPEETLMEQEHTETVQRLRFTLDFAYCLTEVAAARGAMVAEGQGEFSHPSFLQQQSLVADQISSLSREWSYAEQLVLYLKTAELLSTALTTAMEQVKQGKLYPSATVKQVVRRLNELYKSSVASCRSLSTRLEHFFTRKHRLMDQITSITAERLLFSHTVQMVQAAALDEMFHQGEASVLRYHKALLLMEGLSLLLTEQEDILSISKCKECIERRLTALQSGLCV; this is encoded by the exons ATGGAGACGGTGGGGAAATTTGAGTTTAGTCGGAAGGACTTGATAGGACATGGCGCATTTGCTGTCGTGTTCAAAGGAAGACACCGAGAG AAACATGACTGGGAGGTGGCGGTTAAATGTATAAACAAGAAGAACTTGGCGAAATCTCAGACACTTTTGGGGAAAGAGATCAAAATATTGAAG GAGCTCAAGCATGAGAACATTGTTGCTCTACTGGATTTTCAG GAAACCGCTAGCTCCGTGTACCTGGTGATGGAG TACTGCAATGGCGGTGATCTCGCTGACTACTTACACT CTAAAAGCACGCTGAGTGAGGATACTATTCGAGTGTTCCTGCAGCAGATCACAGGAGCCATGCGGGTCCTCCAGACCAAAGGGATAATCCACCGAGAcctcaaacctcagaacatcctgCTGTCCTACCCACCTGGGCGCAAGTCTTACTCTAACAACACCTGCATCAAGATAG CGGACTTCGGCTTCGCCAGGCATCTGCAGAACAACATGATGGCTGCTACACTCTGCGGGTCCCCCATGTACATG GCTCCTGAAGTCATCATGTCCCAGAACTATGATGCCAAGGCTGACTTGTGGAGTATAGGAACCATTGTGTTTCAGTGCCTGACTGGAAAAGCTCCTTTTCAG GCCAGCAGCCCTCAGGACCTCCGGATGTTTTATGAGAAAAACAAGAATCTCAGCCCAAA CATCCCCAGAGAAACCTCCACCCATCTGAGGCACCTTCTCCTGGGCCTGCTGCAGCGCAACCCAAAGGACCGGATGGAGTTCG ACGAGTTCTTTTGTCATCCTTTCCTGGACGCCAGTTCATCCATTAAAAAGA CCACCCCTACAGTGACCATGACCTGTTTGCCCAGCTCTGCATCAGCCAGCTCTTGTAGCAGCTCCTCCACCTCTCACCTTGCCTCCCCACCG CAGTCTCTTGCAGAGACTCAGAATCTGCGTACCAAAGTTCTGGCCTCCCCGACCCAGGAGGCTACTGGTTTTCACCTGAAGGACTCATCTGGAGGAGATGTCAGTAGCAAGAACTCCTCCTCCTTTGACACAGATGACTTTGTGATGGTGCCCGCTCATTTTACAA CAGGTGAGCTGACATGTGAGAGCAAAGTGCTGCAGGACAGCCTGACAAACAGCGG ctCCCTTTTGGCTTCTTCTGGTTGTAATCAAGCCAAAACACCTCCTCACTCACCTTCCCACAGTGGTTGTCCCAGTCCTGCCAG GCCCATGGAGTTTCTGGGGAGTCATTTTTGTGGTAACCAAGGAAACCAGGGTCAGTCATTGCCAATCCCAGTCCCCACTCAGGTCCAGAACTACCAGCGCATGGAGCAGAAcctccagtcacccaaacaggagGGCTCACCACg GCTGTCCATGCTGGTCCGCCGCTGCAGCAGCGGGAGCTCAATGGGCACTGGTAGACCTGGACCTTCACCCCCCAGGCAGGTAGCAGTCCCCACCTCCCGCAGGCTCTCCCTAGGAGGAACCAAGACCTTCCAGCTCTCACCTCAAG CCCCACATCTCACTGAAGTGAGGCCGACCTCTCAGCAGCAGCTGCAACAACCGGCGGGGCTGGGCTCACGGCTCCACAGTGCCCCCTGTCTGTCGGAGTGTGTGAGCGGGGGAGGAAGGCCGAAAATCAAGAAGCAACATTCGGACCCTGTGGCTGTCCCCTCCACGGGGATGATGGCTGTTCGTCCCCTGCACTCCTCCCCCAGACTTAGTGAGCTGATGCAGCGTAACCCCCTCCCCACCATCTTGGGCTCCCCCTCTAGG ACCATTCCTCCATTTGAATTTCATAAACCTCCGAGTTCTCCGAACCTTGTGAATTACCTGACGCAGACGGGTTTGGTAATTGGCTCGCCTTGCAGCAGGACTGCCCCAGGAGAGCTCAGAGACCTCGGACAGCAAGCCACTAACCCGGCTCACTACATCCAAAGAATGAATGATGATGGCATGAGCTTCGGGAG GTCACAGAGTGCCGGTCGTCTGTCTGATGTCCTTCTAATGGCCGCGTTTGGAGCAGGAGGACATGTGGTGGACCGAGGCAGCCCAGAGAACATGATGTCTGAAAAAGCCATAGACATATTAG GTCCCCCTGGTGGTGGAGGAGGCTTTGCTCCTGGTTCAAGCAGCCCAGCTCAGGTGATCTTCACTGTTGGCTCTCCACCCAGCGGCACCACCCCACCTTACAGCTGCAGACAGAGGAAATGCTCAG GCTCCTTCACTTCAGGCAGTCCTGCAGGCTCCTTAACTAGTCGCTACCCCCAGACAGGCACCTATCTGGATGGCTTCGAGGCCCCGCCCAGTCCCCGTTACAGTTTCACTGATCCCATTACAGCCAACATGGGCGGTCCAGTGACTTTTGAGGCTCCCGAGCTTCCTGAGGAGACACTGATGGAG CAGGAACACACAGAAACGGTGCAGCGCCTGCGCTTCACCTTGGATTTTGCCTACTGCCTGACAGAGGTGGCTGCTGCCCGTGGGGCCATGGTGGCAGAAGGGCAGGGAGAGTTCTCCCATCCCTCCTTCCTTCAGCAGCAGAGCCTGGTGGCAGATCAGATCAGCTCACTGAGTAGGGAGTGGAG TTATGCAGAGCAGCTGGTGCTCTATCTGAAAACTGCAGAGCTCTTGTCTACTGCCTTAACCACAGCCATGGAGCAAGTTAAACAAGGCAAACTCTACCCGTCTGCTACAGTCAAACAGG TAGTCAGAAGGCTGAATGAGCTGTACAAGTCCAGTGTGGCATCTTGCCGCTCTCTCAGCACCCGTCTGGAGCACTTCTTCACCAGAAAACACCGTCTAATGGACCAAATCACCTCCATCACAGCGGAGCGGCTGCTCTTCAGCCACACTGTGCAAATG GTTCAGGCTGCTGCGCTGGATGAGATGTTCCACCAGGGGGAGGCGTCGGTCCTACGCTACCACAAAGCCCTGTTGCTAATGGAGGGCCTGTCCCTTCTCCTCACTGAGCAAGAGGACATCCTCAGCATCAGCAAAT GCAAGGAGTGTATCGAACGGCGCCTCACAGCTTTGCAGTCAGGGCTCTGCGTTTGA
- the ccdc74b gene encoding coiled-coil domain-containing protein 74B isoform X1 — MSGSNSLPPLQHLPHWPRAGCLAKPCSPLPLPVNPPQHPLPAVIQLKARGVEFAAAEAAEESGLSGEEDPRIASLQRNIEFLQRQHSETLEKLHVEIEYLRRRNKELQYKLIMESSKSRGVKQSLRDKRPPTQGSEAHTGPYMEAPLQDTWPLQDRTFRGLEEGSKCLRSARPQRGADMMGHLITSLQPLRINSGLSHPPRAPTLQECEVIIRQLYNANSLQSQECTRSEGAVHSLHSGTHWIIRVKALLRDIVLSKKVTPENYILTKSYLTNGPTKSLEEKKFPKLGHQLFGENVSRPSQSGVVLPALKQSLNSSIAERQRRTRAMQRDRLKKTLW, encoded by the exons ATGTCAGGAAGCAACAGTCTCCCTCCGTTACAGCATTTGCCACATTGGCCCAGAGCTGGGTGTCTCGCTAAACCGTGCTCTCCGCTACCTTTACCGGTGAACCCACCGCAGCATCCCCTGCCTGCTGTCATCCAGCTGAAGGCCAGAGGAGTGGAGTTCGCCGCCGCTGAAGCAGCGGAGGAGTCCGGTCTCAGCGGCGAGGAGGACCCCCGCATCGCCTCGCTGCAGAGGAATATCGAGTTTCTGCAGCGACAGCACTCGGAAACTCTTGAGAAGCTGCATGTGGAAATTGAGTATCTCAGGAGGAGGAACAAAG AACTGCAGTATAAGCTGATTATGGAGTCTTCTAAATCAAGAG GAGTGAAACAAAGTCTCCgagacaaaaggccacccacccaggGCAGTGAGGCCCACACAGGACCCTACATGGAGGCACCGCTGCAAGATACATGGCCCTTACAGGACCGGACTTTTAG AGGTTTAGAAGAAGGTAGTAAGTGTCTGAGATCAGCCAGGCCGCAGCGTGGAGCCGACATGATGGGGCACCTCATCACTTCCTTACAACCTCTACGAATCAACAGCGGTCTGTCTCATCCCCCGCGAGCTCCCACGCTGCAGGAGTGTGAGGTCATCATTCGACAGCTCTACAACGCCAACAGCTTACAGTCTCAGGAA TGTACCAGGAGTGAAGGAGCTGTTCATAGCCTCCACAGTGGAACGCATTGG ATAATACGTGTGAAGGCCCTGCTGAGAGACATCGTTCTGAGTAAAAAAGTCACCCCAGAAAACTACATTCTGACCAAATCATACCTCACCAATGGCCCTAC CAAATCTTTAGAAGAAAAGAAATTTCCCAAACTTGGTCATCAGTTGTTTGGAGAGAACGT GTCTAGACCCTCTCAGTCTGGAGTTGTCCTCCCAGCCCTAAAGCAGAGCCTCAACTCCAGCATCGcagaaagacagaggaggacccgTGCGATGCAGAGAGACCGCTTAAAAAAGACTCTGTGGTGA
- the ccdc74b gene encoding coiled-coil domain-containing protein 74B isoform X2 translates to MSGSNSLPPLQHLPHWPRAGCLAKPCSPLPLPVNPPQHPLPAVIQLKARGVEFAAAEAAEESGLSGEEDPRIASLQRNIEFLQRQHSETLEKLHVEIEYLRRRNKELQYKLIMESSKSRGVKQSLRDKRPPTQGSEAHTGPYMEAPLQDTWPLQDRTFRGLEEGSKCLRSARPQRGADMMGHLITSLQPLRINSGLSHPPRAPTLQECEVIIRQLYNANSLQSQEIIRVKALLRDIVLSKKVTPENYILTKSYLTNGPTKSLEEKKFPKLGHQLFGENVSRPSQSGVVLPALKQSLNSSIAERQRRTRAMQRDRLKKTLW, encoded by the exons ATGTCAGGAAGCAACAGTCTCCCTCCGTTACAGCATTTGCCACATTGGCCCAGAGCTGGGTGTCTCGCTAAACCGTGCTCTCCGCTACCTTTACCGGTGAACCCACCGCAGCATCCCCTGCCTGCTGTCATCCAGCTGAAGGCCAGAGGAGTGGAGTTCGCCGCCGCTGAAGCAGCGGAGGAGTCCGGTCTCAGCGGCGAGGAGGACCCCCGCATCGCCTCGCTGCAGAGGAATATCGAGTTTCTGCAGCGACAGCACTCGGAAACTCTTGAGAAGCTGCATGTGGAAATTGAGTATCTCAGGAGGAGGAACAAAG AACTGCAGTATAAGCTGATTATGGAGTCTTCTAAATCAAGAG GAGTGAAACAAAGTCTCCgagacaaaaggccacccacccaggGCAGTGAGGCCCACACAGGACCCTACATGGAGGCACCGCTGCAAGATACATGGCCCTTACAGGACCGGACTTTTAG AGGTTTAGAAGAAGGTAGTAAGTGTCTGAGATCAGCCAGGCCGCAGCGTGGAGCCGACATGATGGGGCACCTCATCACTTCCTTACAACCTCTACGAATCAACAGCGGTCTGTCTCATCCCCCGCGAGCTCCCACGCTGCAGGAGTGTGAGGTCATCATTCGACAGCTCTACAACGCCAACAGCTTACAGTCTCAGGAA ATAATACGTGTGAAGGCCCTGCTGAGAGACATCGTTCTGAGTAAAAAAGTCACCCCAGAAAACTACATTCTGACCAAATCATACCTCACCAATGGCCCTAC CAAATCTTTAGAAGAAAAGAAATTTCCCAAACTTGGTCATCAGTTGTTTGGAGAGAACGT GTCTAGACCCTCTCAGTCTGGAGTTGTCCTCCCAGCCCTAAAGCAGAGCCTCAACTCCAGCATCGcagaaagacagaggaggacccgTGCGATGCAGAGAGACCGCTTAAAAAAGACTCTGTGGTGA
- the ulk1b gene encoding serine/threonine-protein kinase ULK1 isoform X3, whose product MRVLQTKGIIHRDLKPQNILLSYPPGRKSYSNNTCIKIADFGFARHLQNNMMAATLCGSPMYMAPEVIMSQNYDAKADLWSIGTIVFQCLTGKAPFQASSPQDLRMFYEKNKNLSPNIPRETSTHLRHLLLGLLQRNPKDRMEFDEFFCHPFLDASSSIKKTTPTVTMTCLPSSASASSCSSSSTSHLASPPQSLAETQNLRTKVLASPTQEATGFHLKDSSGGDVSSKNSSSFDTDDFVMVPAHFTTGELTCESKVLQDSLTNSGSLLASSGCNQAKTPPHSPSHSGCPSPARPMEFLGSHFCGNQGNQGQSLPIPVPTQVQNYQRMEQNLQSPKQEGSPRLSMLVRRCSSGSSMGTGRPGPSPPRQVAVPTSRRLSLGGTKTFQLSPQAPHLTEVRPTSQQQLQQPAGLGSRLHSAPCLSECVSGGGRPKIKKQHSDPVAVPSTGMMAVRPLHSSPRLSELMQRNPLPTILGSPSRTIPPFEFHKPPSSPNLVNYLTQTGLVIGSPCSRTAPGELRDLGQQATNPAHYIQRMNDDGMSFGRSQSAGRLSDVLLMAAFGAGGHVVDRGSPENMMSEKAIDILGPPGGGGGFAPGSSSPAQVIFTVGSPPSGTTPPYSCRQRKCSGSFTSGSPAGSLTSRYPQTGTYLDGFEAPPSPRYSFTDPITANMGGPVTFEAPELPEETLMEQEHTETVQRLRFTLDFAYCLTEVAAARGAMVAEGQGEFSHPSFLQQQSLVADQISSLSREWSYAEQLVLYLKTAELLSTALTTAMEQVKQGKLYPSATVKQVVRRLNELYKSSVASCRSLSTRLEHFFTRKHRLMDQITSITAERLLFSHTVQMVQAAALDEMFHQGEASVLRYHKALLLMEGLSLLLTEQEDILSISKCKECIERRLTALQSGLCV is encoded by the exons ATGCGGGTCCTCCAGACCAAAGGGATAATCCACCGAGAcctcaaacctcagaacatcctgCTGTCCTACCCACCTGGGCGCAAGTCTTACTCTAACAACACCTGCATCAAGATAG CGGACTTCGGCTTCGCCAGGCATCTGCAGAACAACATGATGGCTGCTACACTCTGCGGGTCCCCCATGTACATG GCTCCTGAAGTCATCATGTCCCAGAACTATGATGCCAAGGCTGACTTGTGGAGTATAGGAACCATTGTGTTTCAGTGCCTGACTGGAAAAGCTCCTTTTCAG GCCAGCAGCCCTCAGGACCTCCGGATGTTTTATGAGAAAAACAAGAATCTCAGCCCAAA CATCCCCAGAGAAACCTCCACCCATCTGAGGCACCTTCTCCTGGGCCTGCTGCAGCGCAACCCAAAGGACCGGATGGAGTTCG ACGAGTTCTTTTGTCATCCTTTCCTGGACGCCAGTTCATCCATTAAAAAGA CCACCCCTACAGTGACCATGACCTGTTTGCCCAGCTCTGCATCAGCCAGCTCTTGTAGCAGCTCCTCCACCTCTCACCTTGCCTCCCCACCG CAGTCTCTTGCAGAGACTCAGAATCTGCGTACCAAAGTTCTGGCCTCCCCGACCCAGGAGGCTACTGGTTTTCACCTGAAGGACTCATCTGGAGGAGATGTCAGTAGCAAGAACTCCTCCTCCTTTGACACAGATGACTTTGTGATGGTGCCCGCTCATTTTACAA CAGGTGAGCTGACATGTGAGAGCAAAGTGCTGCAGGACAGCCTGACAAACAGCGG ctCCCTTTTGGCTTCTTCTGGTTGTAATCAAGCCAAAACACCTCCTCACTCACCTTCCCACAGTGGTTGTCCCAGTCCTGCCAG GCCCATGGAGTTTCTGGGGAGTCATTTTTGTGGTAACCAAGGAAACCAGGGTCAGTCATTGCCAATCCCAGTCCCCACTCAGGTCCAGAACTACCAGCGCATGGAGCAGAAcctccagtcacccaaacaggagGGCTCACCACg GCTGTCCATGCTGGTCCGCCGCTGCAGCAGCGGGAGCTCAATGGGCACTGGTAGACCTGGACCTTCACCCCCCAGGCAGGTAGCAGTCCCCACCTCCCGCAGGCTCTCCCTAGGAGGAACCAAGACCTTCCAGCTCTCACCTCAAG CCCCACATCTCACTGAAGTGAGGCCGACCTCTCAGCAGCAGCTGCAACAACCGGCGGGGCTGGGCTCACGGCTCCACAGTGCCCCCTGTCTGTCGGAGTGTGTGAGCGGGGGAGGAAGGCCGAAAATCAAGAAGCAACATTCGGACCCTGTGGCTGTCCCCTCCACGGGGATGATGGCTGTTCGTCCCCTGCACTCCTCCCCCAGACTTAGTGAGCTGATGCAGCGTAACCCCCTCCCCACCATCTTGGGCTCCCCCTCTAGG ACCATTCCTCCATTTGAATTTCATAAACCTCCGAGTTCTCCGAACCTTGTGAATTACCTGACGCAGACGGGTTTGGTAATTGGCTCGCCTTGCAGCAGGACTGCCCCAGGAGAGCTCAGAGACCTCGGACAGCAAGCCACTAACCCGGCTCACTACATCCAAAGAATGAATGATGATGGCATGAGCTTCGGGAG GTCACAGAGTGCCGGTCGTCTGTCTGATGTCCTTCTAATGGCCGCGTTTGGAGCAGGAGGACATGTGGTGGACCGAGGCAGCCCAGAGAACATGATGTCTGAAAAAGCCATAGACATATTAG GTCCCCCTGGTGGTGGAGGAGGCTTTGCTCCTGGTTCAAGCAGCCCAGCTCAGGTGATCTTCACTGTTGGCTCTCCACCCAGCGGCACCACCCCACCTTACAGCTGCAGACAGAGGAAATGCTCAG GCTCCTTCACTTCAGGCAGTCCTGCAGGCTCCTTAACTAGTCGCTACCCCCAGACAGGCACCTATCTGGATGGCTTCGAGGCCCCGCCCAGTCCCCGTTACAGTTTCACTGATCCCATTACAGCCAACATGGGCGGTCCAGTGACTTTTGAGGCTCCCGAGCTTCCTGAGGAGACACTGATGGAG CAGGAACACACAGAAACGGTGCAGCGCCTGCGCTTCACCTTGGATTTTGCCTACTGCCTGACAGAGGTGGCTGCTGCCCGTGGGGCCATGGTGGCAGAAGGGCAGGGAGAGTTCTCCCATCCCTCCTTCCTTCAGCAGCAGAGCCTGGTGGCAGATCAGATCAGCTCACTGAGTAGGGAGTGGAG TTATGCAGAGCAGCTGGTGCTCTATCTGAAAACTGCAGAGCTCTTGTCTACTGCCTTAACCACAGCCATGGAGCAAGTTAAACAAGGCAAACTCTACCCGTCTGCTACAGTCAAACAGG TAGTCAGAAGGCTGAATGAGCTGTACAAGTCCAGTGTGGCATCTTGCCGCTCTCTCAGCACCCGTCTGGAGCACTTCTTCACCAGAAAACACCGTCTAATGGACCAAATCACCTCCATCACAGCGGAGCGGCTGCTCTTCAGCCACACTGTGCAAATG GTTCAGGCTGCTGCGCTGGATGAGATGTTCCACCAGGGGGAGGCGTCGGTCCTACGCTACCACAAAGCCCTGTTGCTAATGGAGGGCCTGTCCCTTCTCCTCACTGAGCAAGAGGACATCCTCAGCATCAGCAAAT GCAAGGAGTGTATCGAACGGCGCCTCACAGCTTTGCAGTCAGGGCTCTGCGTTTGA